Proteins encoded within one genomic window of Triticum aestivum cultivar Chinese Spring chromosome 2D, IWGSC CS RefSeq v2.1, whole genome shotgun sequence:
- the LOC123056082 gene encoding protein FLOWERINGUS T-like yields the protein MASRDPLILGRIVGDVVDYFDASAWLRVLYGDREITVGSELRPSQVASPPTVRITGRPGSLYTLVMVDPDAPTPTDPSNREYLHWFVTDIPDGGDVGHGTEVMAYEKPQPTAGIHRMAFVVFRQEVRQAIYAPGWRSNFVTRDMAECYCLGAPVAAAYFYCQREGSCGGRRYRG from the exons atggcgTCGAGGGATCCGTTGATCCTCGGGAGGATCGTCGGCGACGTAGTTGACTACTTCGACGCGTCTGCGTGGCTGAGGGTGCTGTACGGCGACCGCGAGATCACCGTCGGGTCCGAGCTGAGGCCGTCGCAGGTGGCCAGCCCGCCGACGGTGCGGATCACGGGGCGCCCCGGATCACTCTACACGCTC GTGATGGTAGACCCTGATGCGCCTACCCCAACCGACCCTTCCAATAGGGAGTACCTCCATTG GTTTGTTACAGATATACCAGACGGAGGTGACGTGGGCCATG GAACTGAGGTGATGGCGTACGAGAAGCCGCAGCCGACGGCGGGGATCCACCGCATGGCATTCGTGGTGTTCCGGCAGGAGGTGCGGCAGGCCATCTACGCGCCTGGGTGGCGCTCCAACTTCGTCACCAGGGACATGGCCGAGTGCTACTGCCTCGgcgctccggtcgccgccgcctaCTTCTACTGCCAGAGGGAGGGCAGCTGCGGTGGCCGGAGGTACAGGGGGTAG